A genomic region of Oncorhynchus mykiss isolate Arlee chromosome 2, USDA_OmykA_1.1, whole genome shotgun sequence contains the following coding sequences:
- the LOC110510828 gene encoding uncharacterized protein LOC110510828 isoform X2 — protein sequence MEEGEANGGEGENTNGEDKMALAEEAKPSKRPRIMQCKVTLLDDTLFECELGKHATGSDLFVKVCDHLNLLERDYCGLAVWDTPTSRTWLDASKEIRKQVADYTYEFTFNVKFYPPDPAQLTEDLTRYYLCLQLRKDILSGLLPCSFVTLAMLGSYTAQSELGEYDPEVHGSHYTKELRLAPGQGKELEDKVMELHRTYRSMSPAQADMLFLENAKKLSMYGVDLHQAKDLEGVDITLGVCSGGLMVYKDKLRINRFPWPKVLKISYKRSSFFIKIRPSEQEQYESTIGFKLPNYKASKKLWKASVEHHTFFRVSSVEPPSSRSRFLALGSKFRYSGRTQAQTRQASSMIARPAPRFTRSASKRLSRTIDEAGDDDLQASQLSASPNKTEDDDWFFMLGSDQPQTLFSPARGRETFSVETSTQSWDDGKSVQTVRQAWQETETGQTVSRTVSQTWQGRVSDEQQQGRLEEEKEEDWSVLLGRRLSLPYVPYPMMKPPVKYRSAQVAKVATAKILERLLQPRQEQSDDWVMQLDRSFEFADTPPCYTPVLPLLITPICPSSVSPPVSLEKEETRQERREVIKRLQEGVFLVEKLREVEVLDERLREVKVLEERLQEVDELEERIQEEVEARQEEEGGVEQEEGEVEEEVVEAAEENVEDVDELEEQIKEVFLKGLLPDESGEDEGLKEESMEEAEESEKGWSNVASTSSVVRRVDLRTQNSVTIVKEMRQQEGGMEEETLEQVAVSDEGLKEDEGWLEERKHQALVEGLPEGLEERRGEIRVERRRKKVTIVTQDESLPDELEKKASEKLSEDQIGGHFYKEGQLMVKFNELFAAEKLGLPIVTIQQEWLQEQEKVREEKQEERVEQVKISGEGLIEVKGGLEDRMRQMSEERLREGEQTVVKTKKTVRIVEEMRRTQKTLEEKSSEDILSEERLGDGFYTEGEVLVKFRKDVERVPHRVRQMEKPQEEEEEEEVVEVNMQPSQPEDKDDWVVLLDSLPHKTLYKPPVMPADSALVPVVSTRFSVVLVDTVEQRAPERECIEVEATQQQPERGLVEGRRLWQMQEDDWFMLLDLVDRVPSGVPTTPVSASLQEQVQVYVDETISSMVKVMTAVQREETRVTVVEEMELQEDQSRLEQKLSQREMEDGWFVLLDIVPREPSVIPSVSEECVFVSASVEERIPVYPEESVSSVVELTTVEQREERRVTVMEEERRQEEVILPPQPSREMDDDWFVQLDVVPRETSYKPPVAPAEPTPVSPDVISPVVEVKAEQQKPVVVLVEEMRPQQEREVEEWQRQPERDDDWFTLFADVREEPIIVPPVGFVLLDAVREERAGVPPVSLAVSDRVYPEVVPAKHLTIEPEPRVFVVEAVRLLPEDFALEGKATQPQREQDDDWFLQLDVAPKVAAAPVVVIYSGVKETVEQKPPKTVRIMEETVKMEEGPVVTPKEVDDDWFVLWDRAPSKILTTPKDREVIELVPRRTVIVVEETRKPHRVVEDRRQPEVELVKTLPPQERGEGDDWFTLFEASRQEPVKMPTVAVVTRPAPVVDVMVTSTEQRTQKRVTIVEERWREERTLQQRLPQRQREVDDDWFVLLDAAPKELVALRERLQVYTDITVVKGPAAQPKPRVVVEEEKRPAQPQRDVDDHWFVLRDKKSVAVVATHKAARPVSAPVFSQAALMEAGIPMAPLDLQQPQTSTPIRLPARQDDRKLQVTVEAVDEGSAEVKSKQTDTEEPVQMRKKRAKRTEGDSIYIRHSLLMLEDFEKPQEDLIRHHTSISELKRNFMASVPESRGPSEWDKRLSTHSPFRSLGINGQPLPDADGSVCITPIREELDTKAALQQDESSNTVRPSGGPSPSPASTETGPDRVDSKSHDAPGVAGPYVQDDEHVSSGTTTSHVPVVEVERAQLPHSYQLQGTVLEEEEPADPGSRGEQSGRITGTSHTSYFVSGVPHVIRCFQPPLVQTQTVTITDVSNSLPTDVSTKDVPIVQTQTISYESAEVSVDGTDGGKEATALSSIQSITSESSRETSGTSITTTTTHISKVVKGGASETRVEKRIVITADSEDDQGSDGGATAM from the exons AAACATGCGACGggctcagatctgtttgtgaagGTGTGTGACCACCTCAACCTGCTGGAGAGAGACTACTGTGGCCTGGCCGTCTGGGATACCCCCACCTCCAGG ACATGGCTGGACGCCTCCAAAGAGATCCGGAAACAGGTGGCAG ATTATACATACGAGTTCACTTTCAACGTGAAGTTCTACCCTCCTGATCCAGCTCAGCTCACAGAAGACCTCACCAG GTACTACCTGTGTCTACAGCTGCGTAAAGACATCCTGAGTGGCCTGCTGCCATGCTCCTTTGTAACTCTGGCCATGCTAGGCTCCTACACGGCCCAGTCTGAGCTGGGGGAGTATGATCCAGAGGTCCACGGCTCTCACTATACCAAGGAGCTGAGGCTGGCCCCGGGACAGGGCAAAGAGCTGGAGGACAAGGTCATGGAGTTGCACCGCACATACAG ATCCATGAGTCCAGCCCAGGCAGACATGTTGTTTCTGGAGAATGCCAAGAAGCTGTCTATGTATGGAGTGGATCTGCACCAAGCCAAG GATCTTGAGGGTGTGGACATCACTCTAGGGGTGTGTTCTGGTGGTCTCATGGTATATAAGGACAAGCTGAGGATCAATCGTTTCCCCTGGCCCAAAGTCCTCAAGATCTCCTACAAGCGAAGCAGCTTCTTCATCAAGATCCGTCCCTCTGAACAAGAACAGTATGAGAGCACAATCGGCTTCAAGCTGCCCAACTACAAGGCCTCCAAGAAGCTGTGGAAGGCCTCAGTGGAACACCATACCTTCTTCAG GGTGTCGTCCGTGGAGCCCCCGTCGTCCCGCTCCCGGTTCCTGGCGCTGGGGTCAAAGTTCAGGTACAGTGGCCGTACCCAGGCCCAGACCCGCCAGGCCAGTTCCATGATCGCCCGGCCCGCCCCTCGCTTCACACGGTCCGCCAGCAAGAGGCTGTCCCGCACCATCGACgaag CTGGAGATGATGATCTCCAAGCCTCGCAGCTCTCTGCTAGTCCAAACAAGACCGAGGATGACGATTGGTTCTTCATGCTGGGATCTGACCAACCCCAGACTTTATTTTCACCAG ccagagggagggagacttTCTCTGTGGAGACTTCTACTCAGAGCTGGGATGATGGCAAGTCTgtccagacagtcagacaggcatGGCAGGAGACTGAGACAGGCCAGACGGTCAGTCGGACTGTCAGTCAGACATGGCAGGGACGAGTGTCTGATGAACAGCAGCaggggagactggaggaggagaaagaggaggattgGTCTGTCCTGCTGGGCAGACGACTCTCCCTTCCCTATGTCCCCTACCCCATGATGAAACCGCCAG TCAAATACCGCTCTGCCCAGGTGGCAAAGGTGGCCACGGCCAAAATTCTGGAGAGGCTGCTACAGCCAAGGCAGGAACAAAGTGATGACTGGGTCATGCAGTTGGACCGCAGCTTTGAGTTTGCAGACACACCTCCAT GCTACACTCCTGTTCTTCCTCTACTGATAACCCCAATCTGCCCCTcctcagtctctcccccagtctccctggagaaggaggagactaggcaggagaggagggaggtgatcAAGAGGCTCCAGGAAGGGGTGTTCCTGGTGGAGAAGCTGAGGGAGGTAGAGGTGCTGGATGAGAGACTGAGGGAGGTGAAGGTTTTGGAAGAACGGCTGCAGGAGGTGgatgagctggaggagaggatacaggaggaggtggaagccaggcaggaggaggagggaggggtagaacaagaggagggggaggtagaggaggaggtggtagaggcaGCGGAAGAGAATGTGGAGGATGTAGATGAGTTGGAGGAGCAGATAAAGGAGGTGTTTCTCAAAGGATTGCTGCCAGATGAGTCAGGGGAAGATGAGGGACTAAAAGAGGAGAGTATGGAAGAGGCAGAGGAATCTGAAAAAGGGTGGTCAAATGTGGCAAGCACCTCCTCTGTGGTACGGAGAGTAGATTTGAGGACCCAGAATAGTGTGACTATAGTGAAAGAGATGAGGCAAcaagaaggagggatggaggaggagacgCTGGAACAGGTGGCGGTTTCAGACGAGGGATTGAAAGAGGATGAAGgatggttagaggagaggaagcaTCAGGCTTTGGTGGAAGGGTTGCCAGAGGGGcttgaggaaaggagaggagagataagagtggaaaggaggaggaagaaggtgaCTATAGTGACACAGGATGAGAGTCTTCCAGATGAACTAGAGAAGAAAGCATCTGAGAAGTTGTCAGAGGACCAGATAGGAGGCCATTTTTATAAAGAGGGACAACTTATGGTGAAATTCAATGAACTATTTGCGGCAGAGAAGTTAGGGTTACCGATAGTTACAATTCAGCAGGAGTGGCTCCAAGAACAGGAAAAGGTCAgggaggagaaacaggaggagagagtggaacAGGTGAAGATTTCAGGCGAGGGATTGATAGAGGTGAAAGGAGGTCTAGAGGATAGGATGCGGCAGATGTCGGAGGAAAGGTTGCGAGAGGGAGAGCAGACTGTGGTGAAAACCAAGAAAACAGTGAGAATAGTGGAAGAAATGAGGAGAACACAGAAGACACTCGAGGAAAAGTCATCAGAGGACATTTTATCAGAGGAAAGGCTGGGAGATGGTTTTTATACAGAGGGGGAAGTTTTGGtgaaattcagaaaggatgtggAGAGGGTTCCACATAGAGTCAGACAAATGGAGAAGccccaagaagaagaagaagaagaagaggtagTGGAAGTGAATATGCAGCCATCCCAGCCAGAAGACAAGGACGATTGGGTTGTGCTGCTGGACAGCCTCCCACACAAGACTCTTTATAAGCCTCCAG TCATGCCAGCCGACTCCGCTCTGGTGCCTGTGGTCTCCACAAGATTCTCTGTGGTGTTAGTAGACACGGTCGAGCAGAGAGCACCAGAGAGGGAATGCATTGAAGTGGAGGCCACACAGCAACAGCCTGAAAGGGGATTGGTGGAAGGACGGAGATTGTGGCAAATGCAGGAAGATGATTGGTTTATGCTCTTGGACCTGGTTGATCGTGTTCCTTCAGGTGTACCAACCACACCAGTTTCAG CTTCTTTGCAAGAGCAAGTTCAGGTGTACGTAGATGAAACCATCTCTTCCATGGTTAAAGTGATGACAGCggtgcagagagaggagaccagggtgactgtagtggaggagatggagttACAGGAAGACCAGAGCCGTCTGGAACAGAAACtgtcacagagagagatggaagatggCTGGTTTGTTTTGCTGGACATTGTTCCCAGAGAACCATCTGTGATTCCGTCAG TATCTGAGGAATGTGTGTTTGTATCAGCTTCTGTGGAAGAGCGTATTCCGGTATACCCTGAGGAAAGCGTCTCCTCTGTGGTTGAGTTGACGAcagtagagcagagagaggagagaagggtgacTGTAATGGAAGAGGAGCGACGTCAAGAAGAAGTTATACTTCCACCACAGCCATCAAGAGAAATGGACGATGACTGGTTTGTGCAACTGGATGTCGTGCCCAGAGAAACATCCTATAAACCACCAG TCGCTCCAGCAGAGCCAACACCGGTTTCTCCAGATGTGATCAGCCCTGTGGTTGAGGTAAAGGCTGAACAGCAGAAGCCAGTGGTGGTTCTGGTGGAGGAGATGAGGCCACAACAGGAACGGGAAGTAGAGGAGTGGCAGCGACAACCAGAGAGAGATGATGATTGGTTTACACTGTTTGCTGATGTCCGTGAGGAGCCGATCATTGTACCACCAGTGGGGTTTGTTCTGTTGGATGCAGTCCGTGAAGAACGTGCTGGGGTTCCACCAG TTTCCCTGGCTGTTAGCGATAGGGTATACCCAGAGGTTGTGCCCGCCAAACATCTGACCATTGAGCCTGAACCAAGAGTGTTTGTGGTGGAAGCAGTCCGATTACTTCCTGAAGACTTTGCCCTGGAGGGTAAGGCAACACAACCGCAGAGAGAGCAGGATGATGATTGGTTTTTGCAGCTGGATGTTGCCCCTAAAGTAGCAG cTGCACCAGTGGTGGTGATTTACTCTGGTGTGAAGGAGACAGTGGAACAGAAACCACCAAAGACCGTGAGGATCATGGAAGAGACTGTTAAGATGGAGGAGGGGCCTGTGGTAACACCTAAAGAAGTGGATGATGATTGGTTTGTGCTCTGGGACCGCGCTCCCTCCAAGATACTGACCACACCCAAGG ACAGAGAGGTTATAGAGCTGGTACCCCGGAGAACAGTGATTGTGGTGGAGGAAACTAGGAAACCACATAGAGTGGTGGAGGACAGACGTCAACCGGAGGTTGAACTGGTGAAAACACTGCCTCcccaagagagaggggagggtgatgATTGGTTCACGCTCTTTGAAGCCTCTCGCCAAGAGCCTGTGAAAATGCCAACAG tTGCTGTGGTAACTAGACCTGCCCCTGTGGTTGACGTGATGGTGACGAGCACAGAGCAGAGAACCCAGAAAAGGGTGACGAtagtggaggagaggtggagagaggagaggaccctgCAGCAGAGACtgcctcagagacagagagaggtggacgaTGACTGGTTTGTCCTGCTGGATGCTGCCCCTAAAGAATTAG TTGCTCTCCGTGAGCGTCTCCAGGTCTATACTGACATAACTGTGGTCAAAGGTCCAGCCGCTCAGCCCAAACCCAGAGTGGTggttgaggaggagaagagaccagCACAACCCCAGAGAGATGTGGATGACCATTGGTTTGTGTTGCGGGATAAAAAATCGGTTGCAG TGGTGGCCACCCACAAGGCCGCCCGTCCGGTCAGCGCCCCAGTCTTCTCCCAGGCAGCACTGATGGAGGCAGGGATCCCCATGGCCCCCCTGGACCTCCAGCAGCCCCAGACATCCACCCCCATCAGGCTGCCAGCCCGCCAGGACGACAGGAAGCTGCAGGTCACCGTGGAGGCAGTGGACGAGGGCTCAGCCGAGGTCAAG TCTAAGCAGACGGACACTGAGGAGCCGGTTCAAATGAGGAAG AAAAGAGCTAAGAGAACTGAGGGTGACTCAATTTATATCAGACATAGTCTTTTAATGTTGGAG gactTTGAGAAGCCCCAGGAGGATCTCATCAGGCATCATACTAGTATCAGTGAGCTGAAGAGGAACTTCATGGCATCTGTCCCAGAGTCCCGGGGGCCCAGCGAATGGGACAAGCGCCTGTCCACTCACTCCCCCTTCCGCAGCCTGGGCATCAACGGACAGCCTTTACCTGATGCCGACGGG AGTGTGTGTATTACTCCTATAAGGGAAGAGCTGGACACTAAGGCAGCGCTACAACAGGACGAGTCCAGCAACACTGTAAGACCATCGGGggggcccagccccagccctgctAGCACAGAAACTGGGCCTGATAGGGTTGACTCCAAATCCCATGATGCACCTGGGGTGGCAGGGCCATATGTTCAGGATGATGAGCATGTTAGCTCTGGGACCACCACCAGCCACGTACCTGTCGTTGAGGTGGAGAGGGCACAGCTGCCCCACTCCTATCAGCTCCAGGGTACagtgctggaggaggaggagccggCAGACCCAGGGTCGAGGGGGGAGCAGTCTGGGAGGATAACTGGAACCTCCCACACCTCCTATTTCGTGAGCGGTGTTCCCCATGTCATACGCTGTTTCCAG CCCCCTCTGGTGCAGACCCAGACAGTCACCATCACAGACGTGTCCAACTCCCTCCCTACTGACGTCTCCACTAAGGATGTCCCTATCGTTCAGACCCAGACTATCAGCTACGAGTCTGCAGAG GTGTCAGTTGATGGGACAGATGGGGGGAAAGAGGCCACAGCACTGAGCAGCATTCAGTCCATTACCTCAGAGAGCAGCAGGGAAACCAGTGGCacctccatcactaccaccaccactcacaTCTCCAAG GTGGTGAAAGGAGGAGCGTCAGAGACCAGAGTGGAGAAGAGGATCGTCATCACTGCCGACTCAGAGGATGACCAG GGAAGCGACGGCGGAGCAACAGCAATGTGA